A DNA window from Amphiprion ocellaris isolate individual 3 ecotype Okinawa chromosome 8, ASM2253959v1, whole genome shotgun sequence contains the following coding sequences:
- the LOC111572122 gene encoding glucose-induced degradation protein 8-B homolog: MMSYAEKPEDITKEEWMDKLNNVHIQRADMNRLIMNYLVTEGFKEAAEKFRMESGIEPSVDLDSLDERIKIREMILKGQIQEAIALINSLHPELLDTNRYLYFHLQQQHLIELIRLRETESALEFAQTQLAEQGEESRECLTEMERTLALLAFDNPEESPFGDLLNMMQRQKVWSEVNQAVLDYENRESTPKLAKLLKLLLWAQNELDQKKVKYPKMTDLSTGTIEDPK; encoded by the exons ATGATGAGTTATGCTGAAAAGCCAGAGGACATCACAAAAGAAGAGTGGATGGATAAATTAAATAACGTTCACATACAGAGGGCGGACATGAATCGGCTCATTATGAATTACCTGGTGACAG AGGGTTTCAAAGAGGCAGCGGAGAAGTTTCGGATGGAGTCTGGTATCGAACCGAGTGTGGACCTGGACTCTTTGGATGAAAGGATAAAGATTAGAGAAATGATCCTAAAAGGCCAGATACAGGAAGCTATTGCACTCATCAACAGCCTACACCCAGAGCTGCTTGACACCAATCGATACTTGTATTTTCACCTGCAG CAGCAGCATTTGATCGAGTTAATCAGGCTAAGAGAGACTGAGTCAGCGCTGGAGTTCGCTCAGACACAGCTGGCGGAGCAGGGGGAGGAGAGCCGAGAATGTCTGACAGAGATGGAGCGAACATTAGCCCTCCTGGCCTTTGACAACCCAGAAGAATCGCCTTTTGGAGACCTGCTCAACATGATGCAGCGGCAAAAG GTGTGGAGTGAGGTGAACCAAGCTGTGCTGGACTATGAAAACAGGGAGTCAACTCCCAAACTGGCTAAACTCCTGAAGTTACTGCTGTGGGCTCAGAATGAGCTGGACCAGAAGAAGGTAAAATATCCCAAAATGACTGACCTTAGCACGGGCACCATTGAGGACCCCAAGTGA
- the LOC111572124 gene encoding solute carrier family 17 member 9-like, whose protein sequence is MAVNHSSGDNSKDFSCSLSGPNFSTSSGSIQKELEDQNLWPRSLARKWIVTLFMGTCLLFCARMIMPVCAVSMAATFNWSKIDSGLVLGAFFWGYCFTQILGGHASDKVGGERVLAISAASWALITAGTPLLTHLGSHTLAVMTVARFLMGLLQGVFFPSLASLCSQRVVEGERGFLMSTMHSGSHLGTLLAGGMGSLMLDRYGWESMFYSTGFLAGLWALIVWQCFLKGDVTSKQMETRKKSQWSLSRTHWLSLFKKPPVWAMVITHMCMCSTSYTILSWSPTYFKESFPHASEGVYNIIPWLIAIPSALGGGYVSDFLINQGYDVTSVRKIMQFFAMGLSSMFIMALCGTISFHSAVIFISAAVGVSTFTSGGVSVNVQDLTPSCAGALYGFMNMMGALMGLVLVSVSGYLIEVTLSWATVFSVITLVNVTGLGIFIVFGDARRVDLEVYSQETVL, encoded by the exons ATGGCCGTCAACCACTCGTCAGGAGACAACAGCAAGGACTTCAGTTGTTCTCTATCGGGTCCTAATTTTTCTACCTCCAGTGGATCTATTCAAAAGGAGCTGGAAGACCAAAACTTGTGGCCGAG ATCCCTGGCTCGAAAATGGATCGTGACGCTGTTTATGGGGACCTGCCTCCTCTTCTGTGCCAGAATGATCATGCCAGTCTGTGCAGTCTCGATGGCAGCCACTTTCAACTGGAGTAAAATTGATTCTGGGCTGGTCCTGGGTGCATTTTTCTGGGGTTACTGTTTCACGCAGATTCTGGGAGGACACGCCAGTGACAA AGTGGGAGGAGAGCGTGTCCTGGCTATCTCTGCAGCCTCGTGGGCTCTGATCACAGCCGGCACCCCTCTGCTGACCCATCTTGGGTCTCACACCCTCGCTGTCATGACTGTGGCCAGATTTCTTATGGGACTGTTGCAGG GTGTTTTTTTCCCGTCGTTGGCCAGCCTGTGCTCTCAGCGTGttgtggaaggagagagaggctTTTTAATGAGCACCATGCACAGCGGTAGCCATCTCGG AACGTTGTTAGCAGGAGGGATGGGTTCCCTGATGCTCGACCGGTATGGCTGGGAAAGCATGTTCTACAGTACTGGTTTCCTGGCAGGACTCTGGGCACTGATAGTTTggcagtgttttttaaaag GTGACGTTACCTCGAAGCAGATGGAGACAAGGAAGAAGTCACAGTGGAGTTTATCAAGAACACACTGGCTGAGCCTGTTTAAGAAGCCACCTGTCTG GGCCATGGTGATTACTCACATGTGCATGTGCAGCACGTCTTATACTATATTGTCATGGTCGCCAACGTACTTCAAagaatcatttcctcatgccTCG GAGGGTGTGTATAACATAATTCCATGGCTAATTGCCATTCCATCAGCACTTGGAGGAGGGTATGTTTCAGATTTCCTCATCAACCAAG GATACGATGTAACCTCTGTGAGAAAGATAATGCAG TTTTTTGCCATGGGGCTATCCAGTATGTTTATAATGGCTCTGTGTGGAACCATCTCATTCCACTCTGCTGTGattttcatttctgctgctgtgggtGTGTCCACATTCACCAGTGG TGGTGTGTCTGTGAATGTACAAGATCTCACCCCATCATGTGCAGGTGCCCTCTATG GTTTTATGAACATGATGGGCGCTTTGATGG GGCTGGTGTTGGTCTCTGTGTCAGGCTACCTGATTGAGGTCACCCTGTCGTGGGCCACAGTCTTCTCTGTCATCACTTTAGTTAATGTCACGGGTCTTGGGATCTTCATCGTCTTTGGAGATGCACGTCGTGTCGACCTGGAAGTATACAGCCAGGAGACTGTGCTTTGA